One segment of Pirellulales bacterium DNA contains the following:
- a CDS encoding DegT/DnrJ/EryC1/StrS family aminotransferase, which translates to MIPITLPLFGPEEEQAAAAAIRSGWVTQGPQVAAFERAVADYCGAAHAVAVSNCTTALHLALLLHGIGPGDEVICPSMSFIATANSIRYTGATPIFAEVDPRTYNLDVEAARAAITTRTKAILLVHQIGLPADLDDFYALAEKRGLKIIEDAACAIGSKYRGRPIGSHAETACFSFHPRKVITTGEGGIITTSRADFAERLRLLRQHGMSVSDAARHSSRKVVIESYECLGYNYRMTDIQGAIGIEQMKRLAGIVARRRELAARYSKALEGHPWLLAPFVPEWAEPNFQSYAVQLAPKAPVSRDDLMQSLLERGIATRRGIMLAHLEPACADLPPRHLPRSEQASTRSLLLPLYPQMTDDQQREVIAALGAVGQAHAAIAPPHSIGGIINAAPVSRI; encoded by the coding sequence GTGATTCCGATTACACTGCCCTTGTTTGGGCCGGAGGAAGAGCAGGCGGCAGCGGCAGCCATTCGTAGCGGTTGGGTCACGCAAGGGCCACAGGTCGCGGCCTTCGAGCGCGCCGTCGCCGATTACTGCGGCGCGGCCCACGCCGTTGCCGTGAGCAACTGCACCACCGCCTTGCACTTGGCGCTGCTGCTGCACGGCATTGGGCCGGGCGACGAAGTGATTTGCCCGTCGATGTCGTTCATTGCGACGGCCAATTCGATCCGTTATACCGGGGCGACGCCGATCTTTGCCGAGGTCGATCCGCGGACTTACAACCTTGACGTCGAGGCCGCCCGCGCGGCGATTACAACGCGCACCAAGGCGATCTTGCTGGTGCATCAGATCGGTCTGCCGGCCGATTTGGACGATTTTTACGCGCTCGCCGAAAAGCGGGGCCTGAAGATCATCGAAGACGCTGCCTGCGCGATCGGCAGCAAATATCGTGGCCGCCCGATCGGCAGCCATGCCGAAACGGCCTGCTTCAGCTTTCACCCGCGCAAAGTGATCACGACCGGCGAAGGGGGAATCATAACGACCAGCCGGGCCGACTTCGCCGAGCGGCTGCGTCTGCTTCGCCAGCACGGGATGAGCGTTTCGGATGCGGCGCGGCATTCGTCACGCAAAGTGGTCATCGAGAGCTACGAGTGCCTGGGCTACAACTATCGGATGACGGATATCCAGGGAGCGATTGGAATCGAACAGATGAAGCGGCTGGCGGGAATCGTCGCTCGTCGGCGAGAGCTGGCCGCGCGCTATTCGAAAGCACTTGAGGGTCATCCGTGGTTGCTAGCCCCGTTCGTACCAGAGTGGGCCGAGCCGAATTTTCAGAGCTACGCGGTGCAACTGGCACCGAAGGCGCCAGTGTCTCGTGACGATCTCATGCAGTCGCTTCTCGAACGCGGAATCGCCACGCGCCGCGGGATCATGCTCGCGCATTTGGAACCCGCCTGCGCCGACCTGCCGCCGCGCCATTTGCCGCGCTCGGAACAGGCCAGCACGCGCTCGCTGCTCTTGCCCCTTTATCCGCAAATGACCGACGACCAGCAGCGCGAAGTGATCGCGGCGCTGGGCGCCGTCGGTCAAGCGCACGCGGCGATTGCGCCGCCCCATTCGATCGGCGGCATCATCAATGCCGCGCCTGTCTCGCGAATTTAG